A single region of the Marinobacter nanhaiticus D15-8W genome encodes:
- the bfr gene encoding bacterioferritin, with product MKGDKKVIQYLNKVLANELTAINQYFLHSRMYKDWGITHLAAKEYEESIDEMKHADQLIERILFLEGLPNLQDLNKLLIGEDVQEMIECDLKLEHAAHKDLKEAITHCEQVNDYTSRALFRSILDSEEDHIDWLETQLDMIGKMGIQNYVQLQSGHADG from the coding sequence ATGAAAGGTGATAAGAAGGTCATTCAGTACCTCAACAAGGTACTCGCCAACGAACTGACGGCGATTAACCAGTACTTTCTCCACTCGCGGATGTACAAGGACTGGGGAATTACTCACCTGGCCGCGAAGGAATACGAAGAATCCATCGATGAGATGAAGCACGCCGATCAGCTGATCGAGCGCATCCTTTTCCTCGAAGGGCTGCCGAATCTGCAGGATCTGAACAAGCTGCTGATTGGCGAGGATGTCCAGGAGATGATCGAATGCGATCTGAAACTGGAGCATGCTGCCCACAAAGATCTAAAGGAAGCCATCACGCACTGCGAGCAGGTCAACGATTACACCAGCCGGGCGCTGTTCCGCAGCATCCTCGATAGCGAGGAAGATCATATCGACTGGCTCGAAACCCAGCTCGACATGATCGGCAAGATGGGTATCCAGAATTACGTTCAGCTGCAGAGCGGCCACGCTGACGGCTGA
- a CDS encoding mannose-1-phosphate guanylyltransferase/mannose-6-phosphate isomerase: MIPVILSGGAGSRLWPLSREAFPKQFLQLAGDHSLLQQTLSRLPSDRVSAPLIVASNQHRFILSEQLAAIDCEPRGILLEPFARNTAPAVAMAALQIAADDPQAIMLVLPADHQMKDEDAFRAALSRGEAAAEAGSLVLFGVLPQGPDTEFGYIGSEPDRSLPDGVFRVTQFVEKPDRSAAEGMLSQGSHFWNSGIFMCRADRYLEELQKHSPDIYDTCQLAARNVWQDLEFCRIPAEVYEHCPEEAVDRAVMEKTDRAVVIPMDSGWRDVASWATYWESQVSDDQQNVVIGEALLEQSQGCLVHSKDRLVALLGVNDLVVVDTRDALLVARRHRVQEVKGLVERLREEGRSEVTNHREVYRPWGSYDSVDSGTRFQVKRITVKPGEQLSLQKHHHRAEHWIVVRGTAEVTRNDETYLLTENQSTYIPIGAVHRLANPGKIPLELIEVQSGAYLGEDDIERLQDNYGRTAESAASDGSETPETAMQKT; the protein is encoded by the coding sequence ATGATTCCAGTGATTCTTTCTGGCGGCGCCGGCTCGCGCTTGTGGCCGTTGTCCCGCGAGGCATTTCCCAAACAGTTTCTTCAGTTGGCTGGCGATCACAGCCTGCTGCAGCAGACGTTGTCGCGGCTGCCGTCAGATCGGGTTTCGGCACCATTGATCGTGGCGAGCAACCAGCACCGCTTTATCCTCAGCGAACAGTTGGCCGCGATCGATTGTGAGCCGCGCGGCATCCTGCTCGAGCCGTTCGCCCGCAATACCGCGCCTGCTGTGGCCATGGCAGCACTGCAGATCGCAGCGGACGACCCCCAAGCGATCATGCTGGTGCTGCCAGCAGATCACCAGATGAAAGATGAGGATGCCTTCCGCGCGGCCCTGTCGCGTGGGGAAGCGGCCGCTGAAGCCGGTTCGCTCGTGTTGTTCGGTGTGTTGCCCCAAGGGCCGGATACGGAATTCGGCTATATCGGCTCGGAACCGGACCGGTCGTTGCCCGACGGTGTTTTCCGCGTGACCCAGTTCGTGGAGAAGCCAGATCGGTCCGCTGCGGAGGGTATGCTTTCCCAGGGCAGTCACTTCTGGAATAGCGGCATCTTTATGTGTAGGGCCGATCGCTACCTGGAAGAACTCCAGAAGCACAGCCCCGATATCTACGATACCTGCCAACTTGCCGCCAGGAACGTTTGGCAGGATCTGGAATTCTGCCGTATTCCTGCGGAAGTCTATGAGCACTGCCCGGAAGAGGCCGTGGACCGGGCTGTCATGGAGAAAACCGACCGTGCCGTGGTCATTCCGATGGATTCCGGTTGGCGCGATGTGGCTTCGTGGGCGACCTACTGGGAATCCCAGGTCAGCGACGATCAGCAGAATGTTGTGATCGGCGAGGCGCTGCTGGAGCAATCGCAGGGCTGCCTGGTGCACTCGAAGGATCGGTTGGTGGCCTTGTTGGGGGTGAACGATCTCGTGGTGGTTGATACCCGGGACGCCCTGCTGGTGGCGCGTCGGCATCGCGTGCAGGAGGTAAAAGGGCTGGTCGAACGCCTGCGCGAAGAGGGCCGTTCGGAAGTGACAAATCACCGGGAGGTCTATCGCCCTTGGGGCAGCTATGACAGCGTGGATAGTGGTACCCGTTTCCAGGTCAAACGGATTACGGTGAAGCCGGGCGAGCAACTTTCCCTGCAGAAACATCACCATCGGGCTGAACACTGGATTGTGGTACGGGGTACCGCCGAGGTGACCCGCAACGATGAAACCTACCTGCTGACAGAGAATCAGTCGACATACATCCCGATCGGCGCCGTGCACCGGTTGGCCAATCCCGGGAAGATTCCATTGGAGTTAATTGAGGTACAATCCGGCGCCTATTTGGGCGAGGACGATATCGAGCGTCTGCAGGACAACTATGGCCGGACGGCGGAGAGCGCCGCTTCCGATGGCTCGGAGACACCCGAAACAGCCATGCAGAAGACCTGA